A window from Verrucomicrobiota bacterium encodes these proteins:
- a CDS encoding acetylxylan esterase, whose translation MNSLLRSALLPLAAAIPALAQPAGFNYDESKVGAFTLPDPLTLANGTKVTDAATWKNKRRPEVLKLFESQMHGRSPARPKDLKFEVTSTDKSALGGKATRKEITVRFGAEPGAALMRLLVYLPNDARKPVPAFLGVNFEGNHTISTDPGITLTGQWTWNSKEKSAEITRPADTTRGKSISRWPLEMVLARGYAVATIPRADIEPDFAEGWRNGVRGYFLKKSGKAEFAPDDWGAIAAWAWGLSRALDYFETDKDIDARRVIVMGHSRMGKASLWAGATDDRFAAVISNNSGEGGASLARRDFGETVQRINTSFPHWFCANYKQYNTNVAALPVDAHLLVALSAPRPVYIASAEEDKWADPKGEFLSGKNAEPVYRLFGKGGLGVDAWPAVNSPVGDVIGYHVRTGKHDVTDYDWEQYLAFADRHLKPARAGKK comes from the coding sequence CCAACGGCACCAAGGTCACCGACGCCGCGACCTGGAAGAACAAGCGCCGCCCCGAGGTGCTCAAGCTGTTCGAGTCGCAGATGCACGGCCGAAGCCCCGCGCGGCCAAAGGACTTGAAGTTCGAGGTCACGTCCACGGACAAGTCCGCCCTGGGCGGCAAGGCCACGCGAAAGGAAATCACCGTGCGCTTCGGCGCCGAGCCCGGCGCCGCGCTGATGCGCCTGCTGGTTTATCTGCCGAACGACGCGCGCAAGCCCGTGCCCGCGTTCCTCGGCGTGAACTTCGAGGGCAACCACACCATCAGCACCGACCCCGGCATCACGCTCACCGGGCAGTGGACTTGGAACAGCAAGGAAAAATCCGCGGAGATCACGCGCCCCGCCGACACGACGCGCGGCAAGAGCATCAGCCGGTGGCCGCTCGAGATGGTGCTCGCACGCGGCTACGCCGTGGCGACGATTCCGCGAGCGGACATCGAGCCCGACTTCGCCGAGGGCTGGCGCAATGGCGTGCGCGGTTACTTCCTGAAAAAGTCCGGCAAGGCCGAGTTCGCGCCGGATGACTGGGGCGCCATCGCCGCGTGGGCGTGGGGCTTGAGCCGCGCGCTCGATTACTTCGAGACGGACAAGGACATCGACGCGCGGCGCGTGATCGTGATGGGCCACTCGCGCATGGGCAAGGCCTCGCTGTGGGCCGGCGCGACGGACGACCGGTTCGCCGCAGTCATCTCCAACAACTCCGGCGAGGGCGGCGCGAGCCTCGCGCGGCGCGACTTCGGCGAGACGGTGCAGCGCATCAACACGAGCTTCCCCCATTGGTTCTGCGCGAACTACAAGCAATACAACACGAACGTGGCCGCGCTGCCCGTGGACGCCCACCTGCTGGTCGCGCTCTCCGCGCCGCGCCCCGTTTACATCGCAAGCGCGGAGGAGGACAAATGGGCCGACCCGAAGGGCGAGTTCCTTTCCGGCAAGAACGCCGAGCCCGTGTATCGGCTCTTCGGCAAAGGCGGACTTGGCGTGGACGCATGGCCGGCGGTGAACAGCCCCGTCGGCGACGTCATCGGCTACCACGTGCGCACCGGCAAGCACGACGTGACAGATTACGACTGGGAGCAGTATCTCGCCTTTGCCGACCGGCACCTCAAGCCGGCTCGCGCGGGGAAAAAGTAG